A genomic window from Lotus japonicus ecotype B-129 chromosome 1, LjGifu_v1.2 includes:
- the LOC130743714 gene encoding uncharacterized protein LOC130743714, with the protein MQPVAKASSSPVSSGENSITTRKRQMGMWLSLSQPGSHGYGCLYCSKRFSSVQAVGGHQNAHRTERVESEMRQLIMMNMREREDEKRREIQEGKRVEIAPSTVITAALPGAIDGGIEPIDLELRLSVVPPKKVVEICGFRSTARVDVRDHAMPLRAGGAGASAGGGAGGGVGWNRAFVNGAGGEFAGATDQWMMARLLASKTSSKKDMDLNLKL; encoded by the coding sequence ATGCAACCTGTGGCAaaagcttcttcttctcctgtttCTTCTGGTGAAAATTCCATCACAACCAGGAAGAGGCAAATGGGAATGTGGCTGAGCCTTAGCCAACCTGGAAGCCATGGCTATGGCTGTTTATACTGCAGCAAGAGGTTCAGCTCCGTTCAGGCTGTGGGAGGGCACCAGAATGCTCACCGAACCGAGAGAGTCGAATCGGAGATGCGCCAGCTGATCATGATGAATATGCGAGAGCGTGAAGATGAAAAACGGAGGGAGATTCAAGAGGGCAAGCGCGTCGAAATCGCGCCTTCGACAGTGATCACTGCAGCACTGCCAGGTGCCATTGATGGTGGAATTGAGCCAATTGACTTGGAGCTGCGCCTCAGCGTCGTTCCCCCAAAGAAGGTGGTGGAAATCTGCGGGTTCAGGTCTACCGCGAGGGTAGATGTTCGTGATCATGCCATGCCTCTCAGAGCTGGTGGTGCTGGTGCAAGTGCAGGTGGTGGtgctggtggtggtgttggcTGGAACCGCGCCTTTGTGAACGGTGCTGGTGGTGAATTTGCAGGTGCTACTGATCAGTGGATGATGGCCAGGCTGCTCGCTTCCAAGACCTCCTCCAAGAAGGACATGGATCTCAATCTTAAGCTTTGA